In Rhinoraja longicauda isolate Sanriku21f chromosome 13, sRhiLon1.1, whole genome shotgun sequence, one genomic interval encodes:
- the LOC144599594 gene encoding claudin-15-like isoform X1 has product MAAAFEVTGFLMGLAGWMLTGSTLASNYWKISTVYGSVITSSRLYENLWKSCAQDSTGVFNCRMFETMLGLPAYVQACRALMIIAVILGVISSIMTLFGLKCTNIGNMDEAVKGKIAMTGGILFILSGLCGIVPVSWYAYSITMEFYNPIYGGTKYELGSALYIGWAGAALLILGGSFLCCSCKRNKKNSGYKYASTQGGQRIYTKTESAQSKAYV; this is encoded by the exons ATGGCAGCAGCTTTTGAGGTTACTGGCTTCCTGATGGGGCTGGCAGGTTGGATGCTTACTGGATCAACGTTGGCAAGCAATTATTGGAAAATTTCGACTGTTTATGGGAGCGTAATCACAAGCTCCAGGTTGTATGAAAATCTGTGGAAAAGCTGTGCCCAGGACAGTACTGGAGTCTTCAACTGTCGGATGTTTGAGACCATGCTCGGTCTTCCAG CTTATGTCCAAGCATGCCGTGCACTGATGATCATTGCCGTAATTCTGGGAGTTATTTCCTCAATAATGACACTGTTTGGCCTGAAATgcaccaatattgggaacatggatGAGGCAGTAAAAGGGAAGATTGCGATGACTGGTGGAATTCTCTTCATCCTTTCAG GCTTGTGTGGAATAGTGCCAGTTTCCTGGTATGCCTACAGCATCACAATGGAGTTCTACAACCCCATCTATGGTGGAACTAA GTATGAGTTGGGGTCTGCGCTCTACATTGGATGGGCTGGGGCAGCTCTCCTCATCCTGGGAGGTTCATTCTTGTGTTGTTCCtgcaaaagaaacaaaaaaaatag TGGCTACAAGTATGCCTCTACTCAAGGTGGACAACGGATCTACACAAAGACAGAGTCAGCTCAGTCAAAAGCCTACGTCTAA
- the LOC144599594 gene encoding claudin-15-like isoform X2, which translates to MAAAFEVTGFLMGLAGWMLTGSTLASNYWKISTVYGSVITSSRLYENLWKSCAQDSTGVFNCRMFETMLGLPAYVQACRALMIIAVILGVISSIMTLFGLKCTNIGNMDEAVKGKIAMTGGILFILSGLCGIVPVSWYAYSITMEFYNPIYGGTKYELGSALYIGWAGAALLILGGSFLCCSCKRNKKNR; encoded by the exons ATGGCAGCAGCTTTTGAGGTTACTGGCTTCCTGATGGGGCTGGCAGGTTGGATGCTTACTGGATCAACGTTGGCAAGCAATTATTGGAAAATTTCGACTGTTTATGGGAGCGTAATCACAAGCTCCAGGTTGTATGAAAATCTGTGGAAAAGCTGTGCCCAGGACAGTACTGGAGTCTTCAACTGTCGGATGTTTGAGACCATGCTCGGTCTTCCAG CTTATGTCCAAGCATGCCGTGCACTGATGATCATTGCCGTAATTCTGGGAGTTATTTCCTCAATAATGACACTGTTTGGCCTGAAATgcaccaatattgggaacatggatGAGGCAGTAAAAGGGAAGATTGCGATGACTGGTGGAATTCTCTTCATCCTTTCAG GCTTGTGTGGAATAGTGCCAGTTTCCTGGTATGCCTACAGCATCACAATGGAGTTCTACAACCCCATCTATGGTGGAACTAA GTATGAGTTGGGGTCTGCGCTCTACATTGGATGGGCTGGGGCAGCTCTCCTCATCCTGGGAGGTTCATTCTTGTGTTGTTCCtgcaaaagaaacaaaaaaaataggtGA
- the dusp28 gene encoding dual specificity phosphatase 28 has translation MLQLCKLTDSLFISNSRSACDDKLLSGEGVTFCINVSKQQPFPALRVGTLRVPVFDDPAENIYKYFDRCADAIEGVSREGGRTLVYCKNGRSRSASICTAYLMKYRCLSLREAFEHVKSIRPTVEPNEGFWVQLQRYEGELQSRQIGTNSSTDG, from the exons ATGCTTCAGCTGTGCAAGCTCACTGACTCATTGTTCATCAGCAATTCCCGGTCGGCCTGTGATGACAAACTCCTTTCGGGAGAGGGGGTGACGTTTTGCATCAACGTGTCGAAGCAGCAGCCCTTCCCGGCACTGAGGGTTGGCACCTTGCGGGTCCCCGTCTTCGACGACCCAGCCGAGAACATCTACAAGTACTTCGACAGGTGTGCCGATGCGATTGAAGGCGTCAGCCGGGAAGGCGGCAGGACCCTCGTGTACTGCAAGAATGGCCGCAGCCGATCGGCCTCCATCTGCACCGCCTACCTCATGAAGTACAGGTGCCTCTCCCTCCGGGAAGCATTCGAG CACGTGAAGTCAATAAGGCCAACTGTAGAGCCCAATGAAGGTTTCTGGGTCCAACTTCAAAGGTATGAAGGTGAGCTTCAGTCCAGGCAGATTGGGACTAATTCTTCGACCGATGGATAA